GCGAGGACCTCGTTGATCAGCGTCTGGTAGCCGACGTGTCGCCGACGCGCTTCCTTGCGGAACGACTCGAGCACGGTCGGATCGACCCGGATCGCGATCAGTCGTCGCGGTTCGTCACCGAGCGGCGGCCGACCCACCCGCCGCATCGCTCTAAGCTGTTCGGGCGATGACTCGGGAATATCCGAGTCGTCAATCCTTCGCGCCGTACGCCGCGCGTTCGCGGCGACTCGCCCGCCGCGCGCTGATGATTTGGATCGCTTCGGCATCGCCACTTCTCCTGAGCGCATACGCCACCATGAGGGCCCGTCCGTCGGCGGACCGTCCGAGCCGGCGGAATCCCGATTCCCCCGAGGAGTGCTGCAGAGCGGGGCCGTCGAGGGCTTCGGGATCCAGGAAGACCGTCACGGCATCGTCGAACGTGACGCGGTGTTTCGCCGCGTCGACCTCGGCCTTCCGCGGGTCCCACTCGAACACCTATTGAGTATATACGGAATGCGACGCAGCACACTGAGGGCGACGGACCAAGATTCGACCCGCAGGCGGTTCGCGACCTGAAGGCTCAATTGCCTCGCGATGTTTCGGTGGCTGGTCCGACGCTCGCCGCCGACGCGATCCGGACCGGGCTCGTCGACGAGTATCATCTGCTCGTCGTGCCTACTATGCTTGGCGGAGGCACGCGGGTCCTGCCCGGCAACGTACGCATTAGGCTGGATCTCCTGGACGAGCGTCGTTTTGCCAATGGAATCGTCTATCTCCGCTACCAAGCGCAAGCCTGACGGCGGCTGTCGCCGCAGGTTCTGAGCCCTGATCGCGCTTCGAGGTTCTGCAGAGGCGGACCTGCCACCCTTTGCCCTGGCAGGCCCATTC
This Acidobacteriota bacterium DNA region includes the following protein-coding sequences:
- a CDS encoding BrnA antitoxin family protein — protein: MRRVGRPPLGDEPRRLIAIRVDPTVLESFRKEARRRHVGYQTLINEVLAEHIRKDVA
- a CDS encoding BrnT family toxin; translation: MFEWDPRKAEVDAAKHRVTFDDAVTVFLDPEALDGPALQHSSGESGFRRLGRSADGRALMVAYALRRSGDAEAIQIISARRASRRERAAYGAKD
- a CDS encoding dihydrofolate reductase family protein gives rise to the protein MEYIRNATQHTEGDGPRFDPQAVRDLKAQLPRDVSVAGPTLAADAIRTGLVDEYHLLVVPTMLGGGTRVLPGNVRIRLDLLDERRFANGIVYLRYQAQA